One window of Pyrus communis chromosome 12, drPyrComm1.1, whole genome shotgun sequence genomic DNA carries:
- the LOC137710691 gene encoding uncharacterized protein At5g41620-like yields MREKEALGKGSLERQEMKRVGESGEGGEEKEENLGEKLRGRRRRGVLIRKSTGGGPTTPVSSWSWRPCCPFGLDPIINKDSHFTINTSSSSSYSVSVRKLAAALWEFQHFQFLPKMHRGPHTNGGGGGGGAPPPRLRHLQLQHHHLSRDKKALDLSHFLADNSPSSPDQPESASSLRRQIAASLMQHHRTIERNKLNNHIMQPASPASYGSSLEVAPYNPAVTPSSSLDFKGRVGDSHYNLKTSTELLKVLNRIWSLEEQHTSNIALIKALKTELDHARVKIKELLRVRQADRHELDDLVKQISEDKLVRKSKEQDRIHAAVQSMRDELEDERKLRKRSESLHRKLARELAEVKSSLANSVKELERERKSRRLLEDLCDEFATGIKEYEQEVHSLKQKTDKDWTGRSDHGRLILHVSESWLDERMQMQLDEAECGVSGNNSIADKLSLEIEAFLRAKHMNSPKHTENLMTRNRRNSMESVPLNEVVSAPQDAGEEEDDSFGSDSNCFELNKPTNGDFKLVGDEAAKNHIGKKVKSDPSKKKPVSSERVRSRSPSSLQVKFEEQMSWAVSCNGNKKSQMENPEQEKIEGKPPEISTSQKSEHCEATEDNAYRKGNKQDETHVSNSNHMAENLIRSQLLMPDGGGNVHSENNYNEASCSNTGWRNQASPVRQWMARLASPARDMPESSSKLPPRTRENTLKAKLLEARSRGQRTRPKASKNTSKSSERVN; encoded by the exons atgagagagaaagaagcaTTGGGGAAAGGAAGCCTAGAGAGGCAAGAGATGAAAAGGGTAGGAGAAAGTGGGGAAGGGGGAGAAGAAAAGGAGGAAAATTTGGGAGAAAAGTTgagaggaaggaggaggagaggagTATTGATTAGAAAAAGCACTGGTGGTGGCCCAACCACTCCAGTGTCCTCATGGAGTTGGAGACCTTGTTGCCCTTTTGGCCTTGATCCCATCATCAATAAAGACTCCCACTTTACCATTAATAccagctcctcctcctcctactcTGTCTCTGTTAGAAAGCTAGCTGCTGCTCTTTGGGAGTTTCAACACTTCCAATTCCTTCCAAAGATGCACAGAGGTCCTCACACTaatggcggcggcggcggcggcggtgcTCCACCTCCTAGGCTGAGACACCTTCAGCTCCAACACCACCACCTCAGCAGAGACAAGAAGGCTCTTGATCTTTCTCATTTTTTGGCTGATAATTCTCCCAGTTCTCCTGACCAG CCAGAAAGTGCAAGCAGTTTAAGAAGGCAGATTGCAGCATCGTTGATGCAACATCATCGGACAATTGAAAGGAACAAATTGAACAATCACATTATGCAGCCTGCATCTCCTGCAAGCTACGGTAGTTCACTGGAG GTGGCTCCGTATAACCCTGCAGTCACCCCTAGCAGTTCTTTAGACTTTAAGGGAAGGGTTGGCGATTCACACTATAATCTTAAAACATCTACAGAACTGCTAAAAGTTTTGAACCGGATTTGGAGCTTGGAGGAACAACATACATCTAATATAGCATTGATAAAGGCGTTGAAAACAGAGTTAGATCATGCCCGTGTTAAGATCAAAGAGTTGCTACGGGTTCGGCAAGCTGATCGACATGAGCTAGATGATTTGGTGAAACAAATTTCAGAAGATAAACTAGTTAGAAAGAGCAAAGAACAGGATCGAATCCATGCTGCAGTTCAGTCCATGAGGGATGAGCTAGAAGATGAGAGAAAGTTAAGAAAACGATCAGAAAGTCTGCACAGGAAGTTGGCGAGGGAGCTTGCTGAGGTGAAATCTTCTCTTGCTAATTCTGTGAAAGAGcttgaaagagagagaaaatcgAGGAGGTTGTTAGAAGACCTGTGCGACGAGTTTGCTACGGGAATAAAAGAATATGAACAAGAGGTGCATTCTTTGAAACAGAAGACTGACAAGGATTGGACAGGAAGATCTGATCATGGTAGATTGATTCTCCATGTATCTGAATCGTGGCTGGATGAGCGGATGCAGATGCAGCTAGATGAAGCCGAGTGTGGCGTTTCAGGAAATAACTCAATAGCGGATAAGTTAAGCCTTGAAATAGAGGCTTTCCTTAGAGCTAAACATATGAACTCTCCAAAGCATACTGAAAATCTGATGACAAGAAATCGTAGGAATTCAATGGAATCTGTCCCTCTGAATGAGGTTGTGAGTGCGCCTCAAGACGCgggtgaagaagaagatgattctTTTGGCAGTGATTCAAATTGTTTTGAGCTCAATAAACCTACCAACGGTGACTTCAAATTGGTTGGTGATGAAGCTGCCAAAAATCATATTGGGAAAAAGGTGAAATCAGATCCCTCAAAGAAAAAGCCGGTCTCTTCTGAAAGGGTAAGAAGTCGGAGTCCCTCCAGCTTGCAAGTGAAGTTTGAAGAACAGATGTCTTGGGCCGTGTCTTGTAATGGAAATAAGAAGTCCCAGATGGAGAATCCAGAACAGGAGAAAATCGAAGGGAAGCCGCCCGAAATAAGCACATCCCAAAAATCTGAGCATTGTGAAGCCACTGAAGATAATGCTTACAGAAAAGGAAATAAACAAGATGAAACCCATGTTTCGAATTCGAATCACATGGCTGAAAACCTTATAAGAAGTCAACTACTGATGCCGGATGGTGGGGGGAATGTACATTCCGAAAACAATTACAATGAGGCTTCCTGCAGTAATACTGGCTGGAGGAATCAGGCAAGTCCAGTAAGACAGTGGATGGCGAGACTAGCATCTCCTGCTCGTGACATGCCCGAGTCTTCTTCAAAGTTGCCTCCACGGACAAGGGAGAACACCTTGAAGGCAAAGCTTCTTGAAGCAAGGTCCAGGGGACAACGGACACGTCCAAAAGCTTCCAAAAACACGTCTAAATCCTCTGAAAGGGTAAACTGA